A genomic window from Halodesulfovibrio sp. includes:
- the qrcD gene encoding menaquinone reductase integral membrane subunit QrcD: MEKNYSLPADHDLFPEGTSRCSLTKFSIWMGLVGAVALWGLYAAFRVLAEGLAVTALDDYFGFGLWITFDLAVIALGAGAFFTGLLRYILNIDPLKNIINLTVIIGFICYSGAMLILVLDVGQPIRAWFGYWHANVHSMLTEVIFCITCYLIVLIIEYIPLILEQKQLNRIPVLHHLAHNLHVWMPLFAGIGAFLSTFHQGSLGGMYGVLFGRPYVLRDGFFIWPWTFFLFVISAVGSGPVFTVLIATLMEKMTGKKLVSWEIKSLMGKIAGAMLCVYLIFKFADTYAWAIDVLPRSGLTFDQNFYQTIYGKWLLWSELFVCGVVPCIILLTPKLRNTPALFYAAALLDCIGITINRYVFTVQALAMPVMPFDTWETYAPNWAEWGASALVVAYGAIILSLSYRYLPVFPQERALNATKSS; encoded by the coding sequence ATGGAAAAGAACTACTCTCTTCCAGCAGATCATGATCTCTTTCCAGAAGGCACTTCACGTTGCTCTCTGACTAAGTTTTCGATCTGGATGGGACTTGTCGGTGCTGTAGCTCTTTGGGGTCTTTACGCTGCATTCCGAGTGCTTGCGGAAGGTCTTGCCGTTACAGCCCTTGATGACTACTTCGGCTTTGGTCTTTGGATTACCTTTGACCTTGCTGTTATTGCTCTCGGTGCCGGTGCGTTCTTCACCGGTCTGCTCAGATACATTCTGAACATCGACCCACTGAAGAACATCATCAACCTTACCGTTATTATTGGTTTTATCTGCTATTCCGGTGCTATGCTCATTCTCGTGCTCGACGTAGGTCAGCCGATTCGTGCATGGTTCGGTTACTGGCATGCGAACGTACACTCCATGCTGACAGAAGTTATTTTCTGTATTACCTGTTACCTGATTGTTCTGATTATCGAGTACATTCCATTGATTCTCGAGCAGAAGCAGCTTAACAGAATTCCAGTACTGCATCACCTCGCGCACAACCTGCACGTGTGGATGCCTCTGTTTGCTGGTATCGGTGCGTTCCTTTCCACTTTCCACCAGGGTTCACTCGGTGGTATGTACGGCGTTCTCTTTGGTCGTCCTTACGTACTGCGTGATGGCTTCTTCATCTGGCCTTGGACATTCTTCCTCTTCGTTATTTCCGCTGTTGGTTCCGGTCCGGTATTCACCGTACTGATTGCAACCCTCATGGAAAAAATGACTGGCAAGAAACTGGTAAGCTGGGAAATCAAATCCCTCATGGGTAAAATTGCTGGTGCAATGCTGTGTGTATACTTGATCTTCAAGTTTGCAGACACCTACGCATGGGCAATTGACGTACTTCCACGTTCCGGTCTCACTTTTGACCAGAACTTCTACCAGACAATCTACGGCAAGTGGCTCCTGTGGTCAGAGCTGTTCGTGTGCGGCGTAGTTCCGTGTATCATTTTGCTTACACCAAAACTCCGCAACACTCCTGCTCTGTTCTACGCAGCTGCACTGCTTGATTGTATCGGCATTACAATTAACCGTTACGTATTTACGGTTCAGGCTCTTGCTATGCCTGTAATGCCTTTCGACACTTGGGAAACATACGCACCAAACTGGGCAGAATGGGGTGCAAGTGCACTCGTAGTTGCCTACGGCGCTATTATCCTGAGCCTGTCATACCGTTACCTGCCGGTATTCCCGCAGGAACGTGCTTTGAATGCGACTAAGTCCAGCTAG